One Castanea sativa cultivar Marrone di Chiusa Pesio chromosome 4, ASM4071231v1 DNA window includes the following coding sequences:
- the LOC142630433 gene encoding UDP-glycosyltransferase 74B1-like, with protein MSSQKGHVIVLTYPAQGHINPLLQFAKRLASKGLKATLATTHYTVRSIHATTVGVEPISDGYDEGGYKQAPSTEAYLESFKSVGSRTLSELISNFKDSVSPVNCVVYDSLLPWALDVARQFGIYAAVFLTNSASVCSMYWHIDHGRLALPEKQATEPVLLPGLPSLAPADLPSFLAQPSSNSAYLAVIMEKFSCLDKNDWVFCNSSAELESELVKAMSGLWPLVMVGPMVPSAYLDQQISGDIAYGASLWELSSDQCLSWLETKPPKSVIYVSFGSMADITAKQAEEIACGLIASNMHFLLVAKDSINKFPIEFINSEQERGLVVPWCNQLQVLAHQAVACFVTHCGWNSTLEALSLGVPMVAMPQWSDQPTNAKFVEELWQVGVKGKKNKDGIVTRDELEMCIKRVTAGERSEEILKNATKWRKLVIRAVSLGGSSDKNIEEFVGKLVKE; from the exons ATGAGCAGCCAAAAAGGTCATGTTATTGTGCTCACTTATCCTGCTCAAGGCCACATAAACCCACTCCTCCAGTTTGCCAAACGTTTAGCCTCCAAAGGTCTCAAGGCTACTCTAGCCACAACCCATTACACTGTCAGGTCCATTCATGCAACCACTGTTGGTGTTGAGCCCATCTCAGATGGCTATGATGAAGGTGGATATAAGCAGGCTCCTAGTACAGAAGCCTACTTAGAGTCATTCAAATCAGTTGGTTCAAGAACTCTATCAGAGctcatatcaaatttcaaagacTCAGTCTCACCAGTAAACTGTGTTGTTTATGACTCTTTGCTTCCATGGGCTCTTGATGTGGCCAGGCAATTTGGCATTTATGCAGCAGTATTCTTGACAAACTCAGCTTCTGTGTGCTCCATGTACTGGCATATCGATCATGGTCGCCTGGCTTTGCCagagaagcaagcaactgaGCCTGTGTTGTTGCCTGGACTACCTTCACTAGCCCCTGCTGACTTGCCTAGTTTTCTTGCTCAGCCTTCAAGTAATTCTGCTTATTTGGCAGTGATCATGGAAAAATTTAGCTGTTTGGATAAAAATGACTGGGTGTTCTGTAACAGTTCTGCAGAGTTGGAAAGTGAG CTAGTGAAGGCCATGTCAGGACTCTGGCCCTTGGTGATGGTTGGTCCAATGGTGCCATCAGCCTACCTAGATCAACAGATCAGTGGAGACATAGCTTATGGCGCCAGTCTCTGGGAGCTTAGTAGTGACCAGTGCTTGAGCTGGCTAGAGACTAAACCACCAAAGTCAGTGATATATGTATCATTTGGAAGCATGGCAGACATAACAGCTAAACAAGCTGAAGAAATTGCATGTGGTTTGATAGCAAGCAATAtgcattttcttttggttgCAAAAGATTCCATAAACAAGTTTCCAATCGAATTTATTAATTCAGAACAAGAAAGAGGGTTGGTTGTACCATGGTGCAATCAACTACAGGTGCTGGCACATCAGGCTGTGGCTTGCTTTGTGACACATTGTGGCTGGAACTCAACATTGGAGGCCTTGAGCCTAGGGGTGCCAATGGTAGCAATGCCACAGTGGAGTGATCAGCCTACTAATGCTAAGTTTGTGGAGGAGTTGTGGCAGGTGGGAGTAAAGGGTAAGAAGAACAAGGATGGGATTGTGACAAGGGATGAGCTAGAGATGTGTATAAAACGAGTTACAGCAGGAGAAAGAAGTGAAGAGATTTTAAAGAATGCAACTAAATGGAGAAAGCTTGTAATAAGAGCTGTTAGTTTAGGTGGAAGCTCAGATAAGAACATTGAAGAATTTGTAGGCAAGTTGGTGAAAGAATAG
- the LOC142630997 gene encoding calmodulin-binding protein 60 A isoform X2 gives MKMQSVHHLLEPILEPLIRRVVKEEVELALKKHLNSMKQNCGKEVHTSVSRILQLKFVSNLSLPVFTGARIEGEDCSNIQVALIDANTGQTVISGPESLAKVEIVVLEGDFDGDENDNWTVEEFKNNIVREREGKKPLLTGDAFVNLKEGTGFVSEISFTDNSSWTRSRRFRLGARLVDKIDGTSIREAKTESFIVRDHRGELYKKHHPPSLHDEVWRLEKIGKDGAFHKRLSRESINTVKDFLTLLFIDPARLRNILGTGMSAKMWEVTVEHARTCVFEKRMFLYSPPSSQQKTGVVFNVVGQVMGLLLECQYVPIDKLSEAEKADAHNLVISAFEHWGEVVPFDDEASIVGSSSHLTNVLYTSSSPRTESSNGCKFLASHKIAGFDYAQQSASSPDIISSIYSVGGSSGLEDFALHGIDNMGLRYEQALSFPESMNHSFDDDHLNFFDTDLLTQSVNLESQSDLQNVVDNFISARAAIGKAQARWTKLFSVLKWFSIRVAVRKRDREIPRYKSLL, from the exons ATGAAAATGCAATCAGTCCATCATTTGCTGGAGCCAATTTTAGAGCCCTTGATTCGTAGAGTG GTCAAAGAGGAAGTTGAATTGGCCTTAAAAAAGCATTTGAACAGCATGAAACA GAATTGTGGGAAAGAGGTACATACTTCTGTGTCAAGAATCCTACAGCTAAAGTTTGTAAGCAACCTTTCTCTTCCAGTATTTACTGGAGCTCGAATTGAAGGAGAAGATTGTTCAAACATACAAGTAGCTTTGATTGATGCTAATACAGGGCAAACTGTAATATCTGGGCCAGAGTCCTTGGCCAAGGTGGAAATTGTTGTTCTTGAGGGTGATTTTGATGGTGATGAGAATGACAATTGGACAGTCGAAGAGTTTAAAAACAACATTGTGAGAGAGAGGGAAGGAAAGAAGCCCCTACTTACAGGAGATGCATTTGTAAATCTTAAAGAGGGCACTGGTTTTGTGAGTGAGATTTCCTTTACAGATAATTCTAGCTGGACAAGAAGCCGTAGGTTCAGGCTAGGGGCAAGACTTGTGGATAAAATTGATGGAACTAGCATAAGAGAAGCAAAGACAGAATCCTTTATTGTCAGGGATCATCGTGGAGAAT TGTACAAGAAGCATCACCCTCCTTCTTTGCATGATGAAGTTTGGAGATTAGAAAAGATTGGCAAAGACGGAGCTTTCCATAAGCGTTTGAGTCGGGAAAGCATCAATACTGTGAAGGATTTTTTGACCCTACTCTTCATAGACCCTGCAAGGCTCCGAAAT ATACTCGGCACAGGTATGTCAGCTAAGATGTGGGAAGTCACTGTGGAGCATGCTCGGACATGTGTATTTGAGAAGAGGATGTTCTTGTATAGCCCTCCAAGTTCTCAACAAAAAACTGGTGTGGTCTTTAATGTCGTGGGACAAGTGATGGGACTACTTTTGGAATGCCAGTATGTTCCTATTGATAAGCTGTCTGAAGCTGAGAAG GCTGATGCCCACAACTTGGTGATTTCTGCATTCGAACACTGGGGGGAAGTCgttccttttgatgatgaagcCTCTATTGTGGGCAGCTCTTCACACTTAACCAACGTTCTTTACACTTCAAGCTCGCCTAGGACGGAGAGTTCTAATGGGTGCAAGTTTTTGGCTTCTCACAAGATTGCTGGTTTTGATTATGCACAGCAAAGTGCCTCTTCTCCAGATATCATTTCATCCATCTATTCTGTTGGGGGCAGTAGTGGTTTGGAAGATTTTGCCCTGCACGGTATTGACAATATGGGTCTCAGATATGAACAGGCTTTGAGTTTCCCAGAGTCCATGAACCATTCATTTGATGATGATCATCTGAACTTTTTTGATACTGATCTTCTAACTCAGAGTGTCAATTTAGAATCGCAATCAGATCTTCAGAATGTTGTTGACAATTTCATTTCTGCACGTGCTGCCATTGGGAAAGCTCAGGCAAGATGGACAAAGCTATTCAGTGTGCTAAAATGGTTTTCAATACGTGTGGCTGTAAGAAAACGAGATCGAGAAATTCCAAGATACAAGAgtttgttatga
- the LOC142630997 gene encoding calmodulin-binding protein 60 A isoform X1 encodes MMSQKRQQEDAKVRSEGTSPEDKRRRMPTFRNVVSEVMKMQSVHHLLEPILEPLIRRVVKEEVELALKKHLNSMKQNCGKEVHTSVSRILQLKFVSNLSLPVFTGARIEGEDCSNIQVALIDANTGQTVISGPESLAKVEIVVLEGDFDGDENDNWTVEEFKNNIVREREGKKPLLTGDAFVNLKEGTGFVSEISFTDNSSWTRSRRFRLGARLVDKIDGTSIREAKTESFIVRDHRGELYKKHHPPSLHDEVWRLEKIGKDGAFHKRLSRESINTVKDFLTLLFIDPARLRNILGTGMSAKMWEVTVEHARTCVFEKRMFLYSPPSSQQKTGVVFNVVGQVMGLLLECQYVPIDKLSEAEKADAHNLVISAFEHWGEVVPFDDEASIVGSSSHLTNVLYTSSSPRTESSNGCKFLASHKIAGFDYAQQSASSPDIISSIYSVGGSSGLEDFALHGIDNMGLRYEQALSFPESMNHSFDDDHLNFFDTDLLTQSVNLESQSDLQNVVDNFISARAAIGKAQARWTKLFSVLKWFSIRVAVRKRDREIPRYKSLL; translated from the exons ATGATGTCGCAGAAGAGACAGCAGGAGGATGCGAAGGTTCGTTCGGAAGGGACTAGTCCTGAGGATAAGCGTAGGAGGATGCCTACTTTCAGGAA TGTGGTGTCAGAGGTTATGAAAATGCAATCAGTCCATCATTTGCTGGAGCCAATTTTAGAGCCCTTGATTCGTAGAGTG GTCAAAGAGGAAGTTGAATTGGCCTTAAAAAAGCATTTGAACAGCATGAAACA GAATTGTGGGAAAGAGGTACATACTTCTGTGTCAAGAATCCTACAGCTAAAGTTTGTAAGCAACCTTTCTCTTCCAGTATTTACTGGAGCTCGAATTGAAGGAGAAGATTGTTCAAACATACAAGTAGCTTTGATTGATGCTAATACAGGGCAAACTGTAATATCTGGGCCAGAGTCCTTGGCCAAGGTGGAAATTGTTGTTCTTGAGGGTGATTTTGATGGTGATGAGAATGACAATTGGACAGTCGAAGAGTTTAAAAACAACATTGTGAGAGAGAGGGAAGGAAAGAAGCCCCTACTTACAGGAGATGCATTTGTAAATCTTAAAGAGGGCACTGGTTTTGTGAGTGAGATTTCCTTTACAGATAATTCTAGCTGGACAAGAAGCCGTAGGTTCAGGCTAGGGGCAAGACTTGTGGATAAAATTGATGGAACTAGCATAAGAGAAGCAAAGACAGAATCCTTTATTGTCAGGGATCATCGTGGAGAAT TGTACAAGAAGCATCACCCTCCTTCTTTGCATGATGAAGTTTGGAGATTAGAAAAGATTGGCAAAGACGGAGCTTTCCATAAGCGTTTGAGTCGGGAAAGCATCAATACTGTGAAGGATTTTTTGACCCTACTCTTCATAGACCCTGCAAGGCTCCGAAAT ATACTCGGCACAGGTATGTCAGCTAAGATGTGGGAAGTCACTGTGGAGCATGCTCGGACATGTGTATTTGAGAAGAGGATGTTCTTGTATAGCCCTCCAAGTTCTCAACAAAAAACTGGTGTGGTCTTTAATGTCGTGGGACAAGTGATGGGACTACTTTTGGAATGCCAGTATGTTCCTATTGATAAGCTGTCTGAAGCTGAGAAG GCTGATGCCCACAACTTGGTGATTTCTGCATTCGAACACTGGGGGGAAGTCgttccttttgatgatgaagcCTCTATTGTGGGCAGCTCTTCACACTTAACCAACGTTCTTTACACTTCAAGCTCGCCTAGGACGGAGAGTTCTAATGGGTGCAAGTTTTTGGCTTCTCACAAGATTGCTGGTTTTGATTATGCACAGCAAAGTGCCTCTTCTCCAGATATCATTTCATCCATCTATTCTGTTGGGGGCAGTAGTGGTTTGGAAGATTTTGCCCTGCACGGTATTGACAATATGGGTCTCAGATATGAACAGGCTTTGAGTTTCCCAGAGTCCATGAACCATTCATTTGATGATGATCATCTGAACTTTTTTGATACTGATCTTCTAACTCAGAGTGTCAATTTAGAATCGCAATCAGATCTTCAGAATGTTGTTGACAATTTCATTTCTGCACGTGCTGCCATTGGGAAAGCTCAGGCAAGATGGACAAAGCTATTCAGTGTGCTAAAATGGTTTTCAATACGTGTGGCTGTAAGAAAACGAGATCGAGAAATTCCAAGATACAAGAgtttgttatga